CACTTGACACAACACAAGGCAATGTCCTGATTAGGAATGACCAGACCCCGTTCATCATATATAGGCAGATTGTCAAAATAAAAAAAGAAATATGCAGAACTAAGCCCACCTTGGACCATAAGTTGCCCCATCCCTGCCCCAATATATCGGTTCCCAGCATCATGAACGACGTTAATTTTATGACCACCAGAAACAGCAGATATTTTCTATATCGCTCTTCTTCCGTAGGAAACCTTCTTTCCAAATCCAGCCAATCTATCAATCTTTGCAGTTTTGTCTCCAATTGCAAATCTCCTTCCCTTAGGCAATATACTTCTGCACCACATCCATGTAGCTTTTGAGGTGCTTATGGACTGTAGACAGTGACACGCCACATCTTCCGGCTATCTGGCTGACATTCTCATTGCTGTGGCAGATTTTCTCGTTTATCACCTGATACCGCACATAGTTCCTGTCCTCTGTGTCTGACTCCCTATAGGCCGCCTGTACCTCCATGAGGGTTTCCAGCAGTTTTCGGTATCTCCGGCGTTTATCCACCAAGGAAGCCAGCCATATCTTGTTATACTCCAACTTTTTCGTCTCTTGAAAAGTGTTTATACGCAAATCAAGAAGATGAATCATGTTCCTTACCACGTTAGGACGGTAGATATCATCCCCAGTCAGGGTATAGCTGTTCATGGTGGCAAGAGCTTGGAGAATGAAGCGGTTCCACTTATGCAGCGTGGCCTCACAGACAAACAGCTCTATGGCAATCCTATGGAAGCTCTTGTCATCCCGGTATCTGGCCTTGACGAAATCCCTCATTTCCTGTGTCAGCCCCATGATGACAATATCCACCATGGCCATGTTTATCTTGTATCGCTGGAGGCTGAGGTAGGTCTGGTAACGCTTGCTGTCCTCCGGCTCCAGCTTGCAGAACCGTGCCAATTGCCCCAGCTGGACTAATTCCTTCTCGCTGGTCTTGAATCTCTGGATAAGTATCTGCTCAGCCACATACAGGCCAAGGTCTGGATTGATGGCGTTCATCGTAGAATGTCCTCCTGCTTCTGCCGGAAACTCGGCGTATCTAACTTTGCCATGTGGCACATTTCTTCAAAGCGTGATGTTATCCTGGCTGACTGCTTCTCATCTATTGGCTTGCCCTGTTTGTCCCTTATTACCAGATAGGATTTCATTTCAGCCATGGAATTGTTCGAGGTTATAATGGTCTGCAAGTCATTGGCATAGCGGTAATCAACCAGCTCTTGCAGGATCCCCACCGACCACTCCGTCCGATTGCTGGCTCCCATATCATCCAGAATCAGGCATTCGGCTTTCTTCACAAGCTCCAGCAACTCACGGCTGTTGCCACCCTTTTCAAAATTTGCCTTGATCCCACTGTATAACTCCGGCAGAGAGACAAACAAAACAGGCAGCCCCTTTTTCAGCCGCTCATTGGCAATTACGGAAGTCAGCTTAGTCTTGCCAGTTCCGCACTTGCCCCATAGATAAAGGCTCCTGCCATCCTGCACAGCCTTTTTTGCAAGGGCTACGGCCCGCATATTGCCCTGTTGTATTGTGAGGTCTTCCCATGTGTCTTCCCTGTATTTCTCAGGTATATGGGCAGCCTCCATCAAGGACTTGAGTTTCTTATCCCTGCTCTTTTGCTGTGTGAACTTGCAGTTGTTGAGAGCCAGATGGACTTCATCATTCCAGCACTCAGCTTTTACCATGAGATTTTTCCACTTGTCCTTGTGCTGGCAGGAACATCCCTCGCAGCAGCTGCACTGCTCCTGTGCTTCCTCCACCTCGGCCAGCTCCCGGTTGTACTCCCGAATCTTCGCCTCGGATAGCTCATACACACCCTTGAGTGGCCTTGGGAAAGGCACCACTTCCCCCTTGGTAAGGTTATCTAGGTTCACCCCACACTTCCGGGCTGTAGAGCGTACATACTCCCTGATATCCCAATCCTCTATGCTTTCCAGTGCTTGCATGGCTATCCCCCTATACACTGATACCGACACGGTTGAAATATTCCTGGGCATTTTCCCCGGGCAGAGGCGGTGGCAACGGATTACCATCATCATCGTATACTTCATCAGGCTCCGGGGCATTCTCTGTCATAGCGGGCTTATTGTTCATAGCAACTGCTCTTGGAGCTTTTTCCCTCCCTTCTTTGTTCCAACGGCTTAGAATAGCCCGCAGATACTTGACACTCACCTCGCCCTTGGCAGACAAGGCAGCCTCTGTGATGGAATCATTGACCTGCTCTGCCTCGTACTCTTTGCAGAGCTTCGCCAGCTCATTGGTGACTACCGGTCCCACCATGGGGGAGATATTATCCCGATAGGACAAGATGATCTTCTGCAAGGGGTCATCCTTCGGGGCTGCCCCTGTGGTAGTAGTCGTAGTATTTTTTTCTCTTTTCAGTCTCTCTATATCAGTATCACTATATATATCAGTCTTATTATGTTTCACTGGTGAAACGGGGGATGTTGCAGGGGTGAAACGGGTCGTTTCATCTACGGAACGGCCCGTTTCACCCCTGCAACGGGTATTCTTACTCTTGAAACGGGGTGTTGCACCAGTGAAACGGGTAGGATTATACTTTGCGCCCTTGATGCTCGTGAGTATTTTCGCCTTGGCCTCATCCATGGAAAGCCTCTCTCCCCTGGAATAGGCCTCGGCAATCAGTTCCTGTGCCTCTTTTTTCAGACGATCCATACCTGCCTTGTTCAGACGCTGCTCGAAATCGTGCACATCAGCCATCGACTTCGGTGGCTCTATGCGATTGATATATATCTTCTGTGCCCCGCTCTTGTCAATCGAGATTGTCTCAATGAGGCCGTACCTTATCAGGTTCTGGAATTCCCGGCTTACAGTAGACTTGCTTATGGCCAACAGTTCAGCCATGAAGCTGTAGCTGAACATCAGGAAAATATCGCCGTTTTCCTCAACCCAGCCGTTATCCCGGGACAATTCCATGCGGTCTTTCAAAAAGGCATAAATCACTTTGGCCGTCAGGCTCAAGCCATCAAAGCATTTATAGCTGAAAAGGCTCTTGGCCAGCTGGTAAAACTGCTCATTATCAATGTCCTGCTCTTTGAATCTCAATCCATCATACCCCTTCATAAAAGCGACAGAAATCATTTCCATAAGTCCAGAGGATTCATATACTGATACGAACCATCGTCCCCTCTGGCAATAAGTTCCAGATGCAAATGCGGCCCCGTCACGTTCCCGGTGGCTCCCACGGCTCCAATAACCTGCCCTTGGCTGACACCATCGCCTCCATTCACATAGATGGCCGACAGGTGAGCATATCTCGTGTAGGCATCCACTGCCGCATGGTAAAGCATGACCTGATTGCCATAGCCATCGCCGAAATTGCCACACTGAACAACCTGCCCATCCCAGAGAGCCGGAACGCCGGAGCCGGTTTCATAGCCCAAGTCTACTCCAGCATGAAATTTCCATGTACCGGTGAGAGGATGAACCCGCCAGCCAAAAGGCGATGTCACAGGCAGGTCTGCTGCCATGGCAAGGCTGGACATCCCTGCCATGATAGCCACAAACAGGACTGCTATCTTTCGTTTCAGACTCATGACATAGCCTCGATTGCAAGGGCAGCAGCAGCCCTTCTCAAATCCCAGAGAGCAGCTTCGGCATTATCTTCCTTTGCCTTGGCCTCTTCCATTTTCCCGGCAGCTTCCTCTACAAGCCGTTGCAGCCCCTCTCTGACCCACTGCCTAGCCTTCGCCTCAGCTTCTGCCATATCAACGCTCTTAGAGGATTCTGGGGCCTCCTTCGGCCATTCTTCTGCTTCAGATGGATCTGATTCATCTTCCTGCGTATTGGCCGCAGGTTCAGCCACAACCTCAATATTGTATGGCTCTTCGTCAGCCTCTGCCTCACCGGGCTTCTCTTTTCTCTGTACTTCTGCCACTGTACCTGCGTTTTCTCCCGTTCTCAGTCCGGCAATATAGGAGGTCTGCTCTTCATCTGACCTATAGGCCAGCTCGTAGAGCACAGATTTTCTCATCAGGCCATCTTCGTAAGCTGTTCTTGCTTCCGGCACCAGATTTTCCAGCATGGTAATTCGCTGCAAAGAGGATGGGGATATGCCCATTATCTCTCTGGCGAAATATGCCCGGAAGTCATTGAGGTGCTTCCCCTCTTCCTTTACTGCCTTGGCCTTTTCCCACAATTTCCTAGCTATAGGCCGCATGGTAACAACTTCATCCAACTTCTCAAAGGGCGTTTTCTCCCTGTAGTCGTTGGCACCAATGATGTTTATGGCCTCTATGTCCTCAGCT
The Selenomonas sp. AB3002 DNA segment above includes these coding regions:
- a CDS encoding ATP-binding protein, with the translated sequence MQALESIEDWDIREYVRSTARKCGVNLDNLTKGEVVPFPRPLKGVYELSEAKIREYNRELAEVEEAQEQCSCCEGCSCQHKDKWKNLMVKAECWNDEVHLALNNCKFTQQKSRDKKLKSLMEAAHIPEKYREDTWEDLTIQQGNMRAVALAKKAVQDGRSLYLWGKCGTGKTKLTSVIANERLKKGLPVLFVSLPELYSGIKANFEKGGNSRELLELVKKAECLILDDMGASNRTEWSVGILQELVDYRYANDLQTIITSNNSMAEMKSYLVIRDKQGKPIDEKQSARITSRFEEMCHMAKLDTPSFRQKQEDILR
- a CDS encoding replication initiator protein A, producing the protein MRFKEQDIDNEQFYQLAKSLFSYKCFDGLSLTAKVIYAFLKDRMELSRDNGWVEENGDIFLMFSYSFMAELLAISKSTVSREFQNLIRYGLIETISIDKSGAQKIYINRIEPPKSMADVHDFEQRLNKAGMDRLKKEAQELIAEAYSRGERLSMDEAKAKILTSIKGAKYNPTRFTGATPRFKSKNTRCRGETGRSVDETTRFTPATSPVSPVKHNKTDIYSDTDIERLKREKNTTTTTTGAAPKDDPLQKIILSYRDNISPMVGPVVTNELAKLCKEYEAEQVNDSITEAALSAKGEVSVKYLRAILSRWNKEGREKAPRAVAMNNKPAMTENAPEPDEVYDDDGNPLPPPLPGENAQEYFNRVGISV
- a CDS encoding M23 family metallopeptidase translates to MSLKRKIAVLFVAIMAGMSSLAMAADLPVTSPFGWRVHPLTGTWKFHAGVDLGYETGSGVPALWDGQVVQCGNFGDGYGNQVMLYHAAVDAYTRYAHLSAIYVNGGDGVSQGQVIGAVGATGNVTGPHLHLELIARGDDGSYQYMNPLDLWK
- a CDS encoding ParB N-terminal domain-containing protein, producing MKRYSGDLLAILGHQRNVDVTLKDCAYEVQLIDAHDIVPNTRNFYGIREVEELATRMKITGHITPLEVVAKDDEPGKYTLISGERRRAAMLYRLEQGEIDKAVMPCIVREDLDGTEELTAEDIEAINIIGANDYREKTPFEKLDEVVTMRPIARKLWEKAKAVKEEGKHLNDFRAYFAREIMGISPSSLQRITMLENLVPEARTAYEDGLMRKSVLYELAYRSDEEQTSYIAGLRTGENAGTVAEVQRKEKPGEAEADEEPYNIEVVAEPAANTQEDESDPSEAEEWPKEAPESSKSVDMAEAEAKARQWVREGLQRLVEEAAGKMEEAKAKEDNAEAALWDLRRAAAALAIEAMS